The Gracilinanus agilis isolate LMUSP501 unplaced genomic scaffold, AgileGrace unplaced_scaffold60969, whole genome shotgun sequence genome includes the window CTTCATTTCCTCCAGAGATCCACTATCTCCCGCTGACCCTTGAGTGACTTTTTGTCTTCTCCCCTCATGCCAGGGCAGCCTGTCTGGGAATAGTCggccctcccctctcctctttccatgTGCATCCCTGGGGAGTGAGTGTGGCCACCTGGAGGGGCGAGGGGCCCCCGCCACATGGCTCTAGTGGTCACCGGGGGGACCCTGAAGAAATAGCGGGTGCGGGACCTACGGGGAAAGATCATGGCAGCCAGGGAAGAGGAGGTGTCCTCTGGAGAGCCTTCTGCCCTCGCCATGGCCCCGGGGCTGGCACTAAAGAAGAGAAGGAGCGAAGGTGCGAAggataatgaagaaaaagaagggagcgTGAAcgggaaaaaggagaagaggggaaactgaggcggggagggattggggggggggggagaggcagGTAGACCAAGGGAAGGGAGGGCCAGAGGACGCCTGCCTGGGGCTGGGAGCGGGACCAAGCGTGGGGAATGGCCTCCCCGGGCAGCCTCACTAGGCGCTCGGACTCCCTTCTGCAATCGTGGCCTTGCCCAGGAGGCTCCAGTGGAAGCACCCTGTGGGGGCTCGTGGCTCCGGCGGGAGTCAAGGGGCTGAGCAGATCCCTGAGGACGTCCCCGGGGGCAGGACGCTCTCGGACTCGAGGGTGGCACGAGAAGAAAAAGACCCAGACGGCAGTGAAGCAGGCCTCCCGGAGGAGCTTTTAATTTCAGGGCAGACACGGAACCCTCGGGGGGCAGCAGGACGAGCAGGAGCGGACCGTGGCCGCGGGGAGGGTGGCTGGGCCGTGGGCCGCTTCCCCAGGCCCCAGGCCCCAGGCCGGCTGGCCCTCCTCAGGCAGAATCGGAGCCCGAGCTACAGGAACCGCGATGGCCCTGCAGGGAGAGGAGTCTCAGGAGCTGTCGGGACGGAGCCCAGCCTGCTCCTCGGCGGGCTTCCCCATCTCTCGTCCGGGCTCGCCACTCACAGGAGCTCCGGGGAAGCCAGAATCGAGAACCCAAGTGGGCTGGGGAGGGCTGCGACTGCGGACCTGACCCGGGCTTCGGCAAGAGGCCGACGTGGCCGGCCTCTGGTCCgtggctccttgagggcagcagcGGGCATCTAGCGCCACGCCCAGCTTTTAATGATGAGGAAGGTgaggcatgggggggggggggccaggAGCTCCACCAGGCTAGGGCCGGGCCTCGAACCCAGGCCCTTCCTAGGTCACTGAATCTCTGACGTCTCATGTTCTCAGACCAATCCAAGTCAACCGAAGCCAAATGGAACCTGAGGACTCGCCCTGCACTCACGCTTCTCGTGGCACAAAGAGGACTCTGGGGTCTTAGTGGCTTTCCTAGTGGAGCACAAGCTCTGGATGGACAATGGGTCAGGGGCTGAGACTCGGCTCCGGGTTTCCCACGGGGCCACGTGCTCTTGCTGAGGAGGCCTCTCTGGCCTAACCGTCAGCCTTCTCGCCGGGCCCTGGCCAGGTCCTCGGCTCAGCCCCGGGAGATGCCCATTAAGGCCCGTTTCAGACACGTGTGGCTACTCGGCCCTTCGGCTAAATGGCTTTTCTTGGCCCTCCCCAAGCCTGTTTCTGCGAACCGGAGGGCCGAGCCTTGCCCCGCTGCCGCCCCTCTTCGGCAGGGGCCCAAGAGATCTCGGTGCCACGGAGAGGGGAGTCTCCCGGCCAGCGAGGCCGGCGGCCTCCCCATTTGCTGCTCCCTCCCGAGGACACCGGCTCCATCTGGCTCAGGCCGGACGCTCACCTGGCGGCAGGGGTGTCCAGGACCGTGTTTGTGGTGCCTGCGATGCCCAGGATGGTGCCCTGGAGGAGGCTGGCAGCCAGGCGGTGCGGGCATGCAGTAGGGTCCTCCCGGGGTCATTCCTGGAGCACGGGGGGGCGAGTGGCCGTGGGGGGGGCGGCTATGGGGCGGGTGCCCGCCGTGCCCAGGGGCACCGCCAGCATTAACATTTGGCGGGTAAGGCCCAGAGCCAGGACAGCCTGCCGGGGGGTTCGGTGGCACGGCTGGCCCCGCGGAGGGATGGGGAGGGCAGATCTGGATATACGGCGGCGGCATCCCTGTTTGGAGAAAAAGAACACGGCTGAGACGATTCCCCGCCGCCCCTCCTCCCCAAGAGCCGTGTCCTCGGCGCCCTCGTTGGGAGGCTGGGACGGGGCTGCCCAGATACGGCTTTGGGCACGTGCCGAGGGGGCCGCGCCGAGCCGAGCTCGCCCTCCGAGGATGTCCGGCCCTGCCGCGGTGCCACAGCTGGACTTGGAGAGCCATTTCCGAGCTCCCGGGGAGCGTCCGGCTTCCTCGAACAGAGGGAAAGCCGGAGGCCAGGCCCGCCTCCTCTTTGGGCCTCCGGCCCCCGCACGGGCCTGCAGAAGGGGCGTCTGGTGGGCGTCTGCCGGTCCCCTGGTTGTCCGCGGCCCGCAGGCCCTGCTACGGCAACCTGGGCAAAGCTCCAGGCCCGGCCTCCGCGGCACGGCCAGCCCCGGCCAACCTCCCCTCCCAGCCGGAACCGGCTGGCCGGGCCTTCGGGGAGGGAGACGCGCTGGCAGCCTGGAGGAGGCGAGCTCGGCCTCCCTTCTCCGAGCTCCTGAGCGCGGGCCGAAAGGGCCGGTCATGGCCGCAGCCACGCCGAGGCCACCCGAGGATTCCT containing:
- the LOC123256563 gene encoding histidine-rich glycoprotein-like; translated protein: MKGRRSPKEAKFKDRELVGMGGMPPPYIQICPPHPSAGPAVPPNPPAGCPGSGPYPPNVNAGGAPGHGGHPPHSRPPHGHSPPRAPGMTPGGPYCMPAPPGCQPPPGHHPGHRRHHKHGPGHPCRQGHRGSCSSGSDSA